The following are from one region of the Klebsiella aerogenes genome:
- the dxs gene encoding 1-deoxy-D-xylulose-5-phosphate synthase: MSFDIAKYPTLALVDSTQELRLLPKDSLPKLCDELRRYLLDSVSRSSGHFASGLGTVELTVALHYVYNTPFDRLIWDVGHQAYPHKILTGRRDKIGTIRQKGGLHPFPWRGESEYDVLSVGHSSTSISAGIGVAIAAEKEGKQRRTVCVIGDGAITAGMAFEAMNHAGDIKPDMLVVLNDNEMSISENVGALNNHLAQLLSGKLYSSLREGGKKVFSGVPPIKELLKRTEEHIKGMVVPGTLFEEMGFNYIGPVDGHDVLGLVNTLKNMRDLKGPQFLHIMTKKGRGYEPAEKDPITFHAVPKFDHTSGVLPKSSGGLPSYSKIFGDWLCETAAKDDKLMAVTPAMREGSGMVEFSKKYPDQYFDVAIAEQHAVTFAAGMAIGGYKPIVAIYSTFLQRAYDQVIHDVAIQKLPVLFAIDRAGIVGADGQTHQGAFDLSFLRCIPEMVIMTPSDENECRQMLYTGYHYNAGPSAVRYPRGTGTGAELQPLASLPLGKGVVKRTGEKVAILNFGTLLSEAAQAAEKLNATLVDMRFVKPLDDALILQLAADHDTLVTIEENAIMGGAGSGVNELLMSHRRAVPVLNIGLPDFFIPQGTQEEARADLGLDAAGIEAKIRDWLA; this comes from the coding sequence ATGAGTTTTGATATTGCCAAATACCCAACCCTGGCGCTGGTAGATTCCACCCAGGAGTTGCGCTTGTTGCCAAAAGATAGCCTGCCGAAGCTCTGCGATGAGCTGCGCCGTTATCTTCTGGACAGCGTGAGCCGCTCCAGCGGCCATTTTGCCTCTGGCCTTGGCACGGTTGAACTGACCGTGGCGTTACACTATGTCTATAACACGCCTTTCGACCGCTTAATCTGGGACGTTGGCCATCAGGCTTACCCGCACAAAATTCTGACCGGCCGCCGCGATAAAATCGGCACCATCCGGCAGAAAGGCGGGCTGCATCCATTCCCATGGCGCGGCGAGAGCGAGTATGACGTACTGAGCGTCGGGCACTCCTCTACCTCCATTTCCGCCGGGATCGGGGTGGCGATTGCCGCCGAAAAAGAAGGCAAACAGCGGCGTACCGTTTGCGTCATCGGCGATGGTGCCATCACCGCCGGGATGGCGTTTGAGGCGATGAACCACGCGGGCGATATCAAACCAGACATGCTGGTCGTGCTGAACGACAATGAAATGTCGATTTCAGAAAACGTCGGCGCGCTGAACAACCATCTGGCACAGCTGCTCTCCGGCAAGCTGTACTCCTCGCTGCGCGAAGGCGGCAAGAAAGTCTTCTCCGGCGTACCGCCGATCAAAGAACTCCTCAAGCGCACCGAAGAGCATATCAAAGGCATGGTGGTGCCCGGCACGCTGTTTGAAGAGATGGGCTTTAACTATATCGGCCCGGTAGACGGCCACGATGTGCTGGGTCTGGTCAATACGCTGAAGAATATGCGCGACCTGAAAGGGCCGCAGTTCCTGCACATCATGACCAAAAAAGGCCGCGGCTATGAACCGGCCGAAAAAGACCCTATTACCTTCCATGCGGTACCCAAATTCGATCATACCAGCGGCGTGCTGCCAAAAAGCAGCGGCGGCCTGCCTTCGTATTCAAAAATCTTCGGCGACTGGCTGTGTGAAACCGCCGCCAAAGACGACAAACTGATGGCGGTCACCCCGGCGATGCGCGAAGGTTCCGGCATGGTCGAGTTTTCGAAGAAATACCCGGATCAATATTTTGATGTCGCGATTGCCGAACAGCACGCGGTGACCTTTGCCGCCGGGATGGCGATTGGCGGCTATAAGCCGATCGTGGCGATCTACTCCACCTTCCTGCAGCGCGCTTATGATCAGGTGATTCACGATGTCGCCATTCAAAAGCTGCCGGTACTGTTCGCTATCGATCGCGCGGGCATCGTTGGCGCCGACGGCCAGACGCATCAGGGGGCATTCGATCTCTCCTTCCTGCGCTGTATCCCGGAGATGGTGATCATGACGCCGAGCGATGAAAACGAATGTCGCCAGATGCTCTACACCGGTTATCACTATAACGCCGGGCCTAGCGCCGTACGTTATCCTCGCGGCACCGGTACTGGCGCCGAACTCCAGCCGCTGGCGTCACTGCCGCTCGGCAAAGGCGTGGTAAAACGTACCGGTGAGAAGGTCGCGATCCTCAATTTCGGCACTCTGCTGTCGGAAGCCGCTCAGGCCGCGGAAAAGCTCAACGCTACGCTGGTCGATATGCGTTTCGTGAAGCCGCTTGATGACGCGCTGATCCTGCAGCTTGCCGCCGATCACGACACGCTGGTTACGATCGAAGAGAATGCCATCATGGGCGGCGCGGGCAGCGGCGTGAACGAGCTGCTGATGTCCCACCGCCGCGCGGTGCCGGTGCTGAACATCGGCCTACCGGACTTCTTTATCCCGCAGGGAACTCAGGAAGAAGCTCGCGCCGACCTCGGCCTGGATGCTGCCGGCATCGAAGCCAAAATCCGCGACTGGTTGGCATAA
- the ispA gene encoding (2E,6E)-farnesyl diphosphate synthase → MDFPQQLQACVAQANDALRRFISPLPFQNTPLVEAMHYGALLGGKRLRPFLVYATGEMFGVSRATLDAPAAAVECIHAYSLIHDDLPAMDDDDLRRGQPTCHIKFGEANAILAGDALQTLAFSILSDTPMPEVPDRDRLAMVSELAHASGVAGMCGGQALDLEAEGQHVDLQALERIHRHKTGALIRAAVRLGALSAGERGRQALPALDRFAENIGLAFQVQDDILDVVGDTATLGKRQGADQQLGKSTYPALLGLEQAQQKARDLIADARRALDELAAQSLDTTALEALANYIIQRDK, encoded by the coding sequence ATGGACTTCCCGCAACAATTACAGGCCTGCGTCGCGCAGGCTAATGACGCGCTGCGCCGTTTTATTTCCCCGCTGCCGTTTCAGAACACTCCGCTGGTTGAAGCCATGCACTATGGCGCATTATTGGGCGGCAAACGCCTGCGCCCTTTCCTGGTCTACGCCACCGGCGAGATGTTCGGCGTCAGCCGCGCAACGCTGGATGCTCCGGCCGCCGCCGTCGAATGTATCCACGCCTACTCGCTGATACATGATGACCTGCCGGCGATGGACGATGACGATCTACGCCGCGGTCAGCCAACTTGCCACATTAAGTTTGGCGAAGCGAATGCGATTCTTGCCGGAGATGCGCTGCAAACGCTGGCATTTTCTATACTGAGTGATACGCCGATGCCGGAAGTGCCGGATCGCGATCGTCTGGCGATGGTCTCCGAGCTGGCCCATGCCAGCGGCGTCGCGGGCATGTGCGGCGGTCAGGCGCTGGATCTGGAAGCCGAAGGCCAACACGTAGACCTGCAGGCGCTTGAGCGCATTCACCGCCATAAAACCGGCGCGTTGATCCGCGCGGCAGTCCGTCTTGGCGCGTTAAGCGCAGGCGAACGTGGTCGTCAGGCCCTGCCGGCGCTCGATCGCTTTGCAGAAAATATCGGTCTCGCCTTCCAGGTGCAGGATGACATTCTTGATGTGGTGGGTGATACTGCGACCCTTGGCAAACGTCAGGGTGCCGACCAGCAGTTAGGCAAAAGTACCTATCCGGCGCTGTTGGGACTTGAGCAAGCCCAGCAGAAAGCGCGCGATCTGATTGCCGACGCCCGCCGGGCATTAGATGAACTGGCGGCGCAATCGCTGGATACCACGGCACTGGAAGCGCTCGCGAATTACATTATTCAGCGCGATAAATAA
- a CDS encoding YajQ family cyclic di-GMP-binding protein has product MPSFDIVSEVDLQEARNAVDNASREVESRFDFRNVEATFELNETSKTIKVLSESDFQVNQLLDILRAKLLKRGIEGSSLDVPETFVHSGKTWFVEAKLKQGIESAIQKKIVKLIKDSKLKVQAQIQGEEIRVTGKSRDDLQSVMALVRGGDLGQPFQFKNFRD; this is encoded by the coding sequence ATGCCATCTTTCGATATTGTCTCTGAAGTCGATCTTCAGGAAGCGCGTAATGCGGTCGATAATGCAAGCCGCGAAGTCGAATCACGATTTGATTTTCGTAATGTTGAAGCCACCTTTGAGCTGAATGAAACCAGCAAAACCATCAAGGTGCTGAGCGAATCTGATTTCCAGGTTAATCAGTTGCTGGATATCCTGCGCGCCAAGCTGCTCAAGCGCGGCATTGAGGGGAGCTCGCTCGACGTGCCGGAAACCTTCGTGCATAGCGGTAAAACCTGGTTTGTCGAAGCCAAGCTGAAGCAAGGCATTGAGAGCGCCATCCAGAAGAAAATCGTTAAGCTGATTAAAGACAGCAAACTGAAAGTGCAGGCGCAAATTCAGGGCGAAGAAATTCGCGTTACCGGTAAGTCTCGCGATGATTTACAGTCCGTTATGGCGCTGGTTCGCGGCGGCGACCTCGGTCAGCCATTCCAGTTTAAGAACTTCCGCGATTAA
- the xseB gene encoding exodeoxyribonuclease VII small subunit has protein sequence MPKKNEAPASFETALGELEQIVNRLESGALPLEEALSEFERGVQLARQGQAKLQQAEQRVQILLADSEDAPLTPFTPDAE, from the coding sequence ATGCCAAAGAAAAATGAGGCCCCGGCCAGCTTTGAGACCGCGTTAGGCGAACTCGAACAGATCGTTAATCGTCTGGAAAGCGGCGCGCTGCCGCTGGAAGAAGCGCTCAGCGAATTTGAACGCGGCGTGCAACTCGCGCGCCAGGGCCAGGCAAAACTGCAACAGGCCGAGCAGCGTGTCCAAATCCTGCTGGCCGATAGCGAAGACGCGCCGCTGACTCCCTTTACGCCGGACGCTGAATAA
- the yajL gene encoding protein deglycase YajL, which produces MSASALICLAPGSEEAEAVTTIDLLVRGGVQVTTASVASDGNLTIVCSRGVKLLADAPLVEVADGDFDMIVLPGGIKGAEYFHDSPLLVETVRQFHLSGRIVAAICAAPATVLVPHNLFPIGNITGFPALKERIPAEQWQDKRVVWDPRVNLLTSQGPGTSIDFALKMIDLLVGREKAYEVASQLVMAAGIYNYYEA; this is translated from the coding sequence ATGAGCGCGTCGGCACTGATTTGCCTCGCCCCTGGTAGCGAAGAGGCCGAAGCGGTCACCACTATCGATTTATTAGTGCGTGGCGGTGTGCAAGTCACGACCGCCAGCGTCGCCAGCGACGGCAACCTGACCATTGTCTGCTCACGCGGCGTGAAACTGCTCGCCGATGCGCCGCTGGTTGAAGTCGCCGACGGCGATTTTGATATGATCGTCCTGCCTGGCGGCATTAAAGGCGCAGAGTATTTCCACGACAGCCCCCTGCTGGTTGAGACTGTCAGGCAATTTCATCTTTCGGGGCGTATCGTCGCAGCCATTTGCGCCGCGCCCGCAACCGTGCTGGTGCCGCATAACCTATTCCCGATCGGCAACATCACCGGTTTCCCGGCACTGAAAGAGCGCATCCCGGCCGAACAGTGGCAGGATAAACGCGTCGTCTGGGACCCAAGGGTTAATCTATTAACCAGCCAGGGGCCAGGAACATCCATTGATTTCGCCCTCAAAATGATAGACCTGCTGGTTGGTCGTGAGAAAGCGTACGAAGTCGCCTCGCAGTTAGTGATGGCGGCTGGCATCTATAATTACTACGAAGCCTGA
- the thiI gene encoding tRNA 4-thiouridine(8) synthase ThiI: MKFIIKLFPEITIKSQSVRLRFIKILTGNIRNVLKNYDETLAVVRHWDHIEVRAKDENQRPAIRDALTRIPGIHHILEVEDVPFTSLHNIFEQTLPLWRDQLEGKSFCVRVKRRGKHEFTSIEVERYVGGGLNQHIESARVKLTDPDVTVNLEIENDRLLLVKGRYEGIGGFPIGTQEDVLSLISGGFDSGVSSYMLMRRGCRVHYCFFNLGGAAHEIGVRQVAHYLWNRFGSSHRVRFVAINFEPVVGEILEKVDDGQMGVVLKRMMVRAASKVAERYGVQALVTGEALGQVSSQTLTNLRLIDNVSDTLILRPLISHDKEHIINLAREIGTEDFARTMPEYCGVISKSPTVKAVKAKIEAEEENFDFSILEKVVEEANNIDIRDIAQQTQQDVVEVETVSGFGANDVILDIRSIDEQDDKPLKVEGVEVVSLPFYKLSTQFGNLDQSKTWLLWCERGVMSRLQALYLREQGFSNVKVYRP; the protein is encoded by the coding sequence ATGAAGTTTATCATTAAATTGTTCCCGGAAATCACCATCAAAAGCCAATCTGTGCGGTTGCGCTTTATTAAAATTTTAACCGGGAACATTCGTAACGTTCTCAAAAACTATGATGAGACGCTCGCCGTCGTTCGTCATTGGGATCATATCGAAGTTCGCGCGAAAGATGAAAATCAGCGTCCGGCTATTCGCGACGCGCTGACCCGCATCCCGGGCATTCACCATATTCTGGAAGTGGAAGACGTTCCTTTCACCTCGCTGCATAACATCTTTGAGCAGACGTTACCGCTGTGGCGCGATCAGCTCGAAGGCAAAAGCTTCTGCGTACGCGTGAAGCGTCGTGGTAAACATGAGTTCACTTCTATTGAGGTTGAGCGCTATGTCGGCGGCGGCCTGAATCAGCACATTGAATCGGCGCGCGTGAAACTCACCGATCCGGACGTGACGGTGAATCTGGAGATCGAAAACGATCGCCTGCTGCTGGTGAAAGGGCGCTATGAAGGTATCGGCGGCTTCCCTATCGGCACTCAGGAAGATGTGCTGTCGCTTATCTCCGGCGGTTTCGACTCTGGCGTGTCCAGCTATATGCTGATGCGTCGCGGCTGCCGCGTACACTACTGCTTCTTTAATCTCGGCGGCGCCGCGCATGAAATCGGCGTTCGTCAGGTCGCGCACTATCTGTGGAACCGCTTCGGCAGCTCCCACCGCGTCCGCTTCGTGGCCATTAACTTCGAACCGGTTGTTGGCGAAATTCTCGAAAAAGTCGATGACGGCCAGATGGGCGTGGTGCTCAAACGTATGATGGTACGCGCGGCGTCGAAAGTCGCCGAGCGCTACGGCGTGCAGGCGCTGGTGACCGGCGAAGCGCTGGGCCAGGTATCCAGCCAGACGCTGACCAACCTGCGCCTTATCGATAATGTCTCTGACACGCTGATTCTGCGTCCGCTGATTTCGCACGATAAAGAGCACATCATTAACCTGGCGCGTGAAATTGGTACTGAAGATTTCGCCCGTACGATGCCGGAATATTGCGGCGTTATCTCGAAGAGCCCGACCGTCAAAGCGGTAAAAGCGAAGATCGAGGCGGAAGAAGAAAACTTCGATTTCAGCATCCTTGAGAAAGTGGTTGAGGAAGCGAATAACATCGATATTCGTGATATCGCTCAGCAAACGCAGCAGGACGTGGTGGAAGTGGAAACCGTCAGCGGCTTTGGCGCTAATGATGTGATTCTCGATATTCGTTCTATTGATGAGCAGGACGATAAGCCGCTGAAAGTGGAAGGCGTCGAAGTGGTGTCGCTGCCGTTCTACAAGTTAAGCACGCAGTTCGGCAATCTCGATCAGAGCAAAACCTGGCTACTGTGGTGCGAACGTGGCGTTATGAGCCGTCTGCAGGCGCTGTATCTGCGCGAGCAGGGCTTTAGCAACGTGAAGGTTTATCGCCCATAG
- the cyoE gene encoding heme o synthase, with protein MFKQYLQVTKPGIIFGNLISVIGGFLLASKGHIDYPLFVWTLLGVSLVVASGCVFNNYIDRDIDRKMERTKNRVLVKGLISPESSLVYATLLGIAGFMLLWFGANPLACWLGVMGFVVYVGVYSLYMKRHSVYGTLIGSLSGAAPPVIGYCAVTGDFDSGAAILLAIFSLWQMPHSYAIAIFRFKDYQAANIPVLPVVKGISVAKNHITLYIVAFAVATLMLSLGGYAGYKYLVVAAAVSVWWLGMALRGYKVADDKVWARKLFVFSIVAITALSVMMSVDFMVPDSHNLLAYVR; from the coding sequence ATGTTTAAGCAATACCTGCAAGTAACGAAACCAGGCATTATTTTTGGCAACCTGATCTCCGTGATCGGCGGTTTCCTGCTGGCCTCCAAAGGCCACATCGACTATCCGCTGTTCGTCTGGACGCTCCTCGGAGTATCCCTGGTGGTCGCCTCGGGTTGTGTTTTCAACAACTATATCGACCGTGATATCGATCGTAAGATGGAACGGACGAAAAACCGGGTGCTGGTCAAAGGGCTGATCTCGCCAGAATCATCGCTGGTATACGCCACCTTGCTGGGTATTGCTGGCTTCATGCTTCTGTGGTTCGGCGCGAACCCGCTGGCCTGCTGGCTGGGCGTAATGGGGTTTGTGGTTTATGTCGGCGTCTACAGCCTGTACATGAAACGCCACTCCGTCTACGGCACGCTGATTGGTTCTCTCTCCGGCGCTGCGCCGCCGGTGATTGGCTACTGTGCGGTCACCGGTGACTTCGACAGCGGCGCGGCAATTCTACTGGCTATCTTTAGCCTGTGGCAGATGCCTCACTCTTACGCCATCGCGATCTTCCGTTTCAAGGATTATCAGGCGGCGAATATTCCGGTTCTGCCGGTGGTGAAAGGTATCTCGGTCGCGAAAAACCATATCACGCTGTACATCGTGGCTTTTGCCGTAGCAACGCTGATGCTTTCTCTGGGCGGTTACGCCGGGTACAAATACCTGGTCGTGGCGGCTGCAGTGAGCGTCTGGTGGCTGGGCATGGCGCTGCGTGGTTACAAAGTAGCGGATGATAAAGTCTGGGCGCGTAAGCTGTTCGTCTTCTCCATCGTCGCTATTACCGCGCTGTCGGTGATGATGTCCGTCGACTTCATGGTGCCGGATTCACATAATCTGCTGGCTTACGTCAGATAA
- a CDS encoding cytochrome o ubiquinol oxidase subunit III — protein MATDTLAHNAHAHEHGHHDTGPMKVFGFWIYLMSDCIIFATLFATYAVLVNGTAGGPAGKDIFELPFVLVETALLLFSSITYGMAAIAMYKNNKSQVVSWLALTFLFGAGFVGMEIYEFHHLIVEGMGPDRSGFLSAFFALVGTHGLHVTSGLLWMVVLMVQVSRRGLTNTNRTRIMCLSLFWHFLDVVWICVFSVVYLMGAM, from the coding sequence ATGGCAACTGATACTCTTGCGCATAATGCCCACGCGCATGAACACGGGCACCATGATACAGGACCGATGAAGGTATTCGGTTTCTGGATCTACCTGATGAGCGACTGCATTATCTTTGCTACGCTGTTCGCAACCTATGCCGTTCTGGTGAACGGCACAGCGGGCGGCCCGGCGGGTAAAGATATTTTCGAACTGCCGTTTGTTCTGGTTGAAACCGCACTGCTGTTGTTCAGCTCCATCACCTACGGCATGGCGGCTATCGCCATGTACAAAAACAACAAGAGCCAGGTTGTTTCCTGGCTCGCCCTGACCTTCCTCTTCGGTGCAGGGTTCGTTGGGATGGAAATCTATGAGTTCCATCACCTGATTGTTGAAGGTATGGGTCCGGATCGCAGCGGCTTCCTGTCAGCGTTCTTCGCGCTGGTTGGTACCCACGGTCTGCACGTCACCTCCGGCCTGCTGTGGATGGTTGTGCTGATGGTTCAGGTATCGCGTCGCGGCCTGACCAACACCAACCGTACCCGTATCATGTGCCTGAGCCTGTTCTGGCACTTCCTGGACGTGGTCTGGATCTGCGTGTTCTCTGTTGTTTATCTGATGGGGGCGATGTAA
- a CDS encoding MFS transporter has protein sequence MNDNKMTPGELRATWGLGTVFSLRMLGMFMVLPVLTTYGMALQGASEALIGLAIGIYGLAQAVFQIPFGLLSDRIGRKPLIVGGLLIFVIGSIIAALTDSIWGIILGRALQGSGAIAAAVMALLSDLTREQNRTKAMAFIGISFGVTFAIAMVLGPIVTHQLGLHALFWMIAILASIGILLTLWVVPNSHNHVLNRESGMVKGCFSKVLAEPKLLKLNFGIMCLHIMLMSTFVALPGQLEAAGFPAAEHWKIYLVTMVVSFVAVVPFIIYAEVKRKMKRVFLFCVALLLVAEIVLWGAGGYFWELVAGVQLFFLAFNLLEALLPSLISKESPAGYKGTAMGIYSTSQFIGVAIGGALGGWVDGFFDSQTVFLLGALLAMLWLLVASTMSEPPYVSSLRVEIPEDIAITEELQTRLQSKPGVEQVMIVAAERSAYIKIDSKVTNRFEIEQAISGV, from the coding sequence ATGAACGATAACAAAATGACGCCAGGGGAACTGCGCGCGACCTGGGGTTTAGGGACCGTATTTTCGCTGCGTATGCTCGGCATGTTTATGGTCCTGCCAGTTCTGACCACGTACGGCATGGCGCTGCAGGGAGCGAGTGAAGCGCTGATTGGTCTGGCGATTGGTATTTACGGGCTCGCGCAGGCTGTCTTCCAGATTCCATTTGGCTTGCTTTCCGATCGTATCGGGCGTAAACCGCTGATTGTCGGCGGGCTGCTTATCTTCGTCATTGGCAGTATCATTGCTGCTCTGACCGATTCAATCTGGGGCATTATTCTCGGCCGCGCGCTACAGGGTTCCGGCGCTATCGCCGCGGCAGTCATGGCGCTGCTTTCTGATTTAACCCGCGAGCAGAACCGTACCAAAGCGATGGCTTTCATTGGCATCAGCTTTGGCGTGACCTTTGCTATCGCCATGGTGCTCGGCCCTATTGTCACTCATCAATTGGGGCTGCACGCGCTTTTCTGGATGATTGCTATTCTGGCAAGCATCGGTATTTTGCTCACCCTGTGGGTCGTACCGAATAGCCATAACCACGTGCTTAACCGTGAATCCGGCATGGTGAAGGGCTGCTTCAGCAAAGTTCTTGCCGAACCGAAACTACTCAAGCTTAACTTCGGCATCATGTGCCTGCACATCATGCTGATGTCGACTTTTGTCGCGTTACCAGGCCAACTGGAAGCCGCCGGCTTCCCGGCGGCCGAACACTGGAAAATCTATCTGGTCACCATGGTGGTATCATTTGTCGCCGTCGTGCCATTCATCATCTACGCGGAAGTCAAACGCAAGATGAAACGCGTTTTCCTGTTCTGCGTCGCCCTACTACTCGTTGCTGAAATCGTTCTCTGGGGCGCGGGCGGCTATTTCTGGGAGCTGGTTGCGGGCGTACAGCTATTCTTCCTCGCTTTCAATCTGCTGGAAGCCTTATTGCCTTCGCTAATCAGCAAGGAGTCTCCGGCAGGTTACAAAGGCACGGCGATGGGCATCTACTCCACCAGTCAGTTTATCGGCGTCGCGATCGGCGGCGCGCTGGGCGGTTGGGTCGACGGCTTCTTCGATTCACAAACGGTATTCTTACTTGGGGCATTGCTGGCAATGCTGTGGCTGCTGGTTGCCAGCACCATGAGCGAACCGCCGTATGTAAGCAGTTTGCGAGTGGAGATCCCGGAAGACATCGCCATCACAGAGGAACTGCAAACCCGTCTGCAGTCGAAGCCTGGCGTCGAACAAGTGATGATTGTCGCGGCTGAACGTTCTGCCTATATCAAAATAGACAGCAAAGTGACCAATCGCTTCGAGATAGAGCAAGCCATCAGCGGGGTTTAA
- the panE gene encoding 2-dehydropantoate 2-reductase, translating into MKVTVLGCGALGQLWLTALRKNGHEVQGWLRVPQPFCSVNLIETDGSTFNESMTANDPDFLAASDLLLVTLKAWQVSQAVKNLAAILPASAPILLIHNGMGTLEELRSVKQPLLLASTTHAARRDGNVIIHVAQGTTHIGPAKHYPKDYSYLADVLQNVLPDVAWHDNIHPALWSKLAVNCVINPLTALKDCRNGELRDYPQEIKRICQEVASVMEREGIHTSAENLLLYVEQVIESTAENISSMLQDIRAQRHTEIDYITGFLLNRARAHGLSVPENARLFEQVKRKENVYERVGTDLPRPW; encoded by the coding sequence ATGAAAGTAACCGTACTCGGATGCGGTGCACTGGGGCAACTATGGTTAACCGCGCTGCGTAAAAACGGACATGAGGTCCAGGGCTGGTTACGCGTCCCTCAACCATTTTGTAGCGTTAATCTCATCGAAACCGATGGCAGTACCTTCAACGAATCAATGACCGCTAACGATCCTGATTTTCTCGCCGCCAGCGATCTGCTGTTGGTGACGCTCAAAGCGTGGCAGGTCTCACAGGCGGTCAAAAATCTGGCGGCCATCTTACCGGCTTCAGCGCCGATTTTGCTTATCCATAACGGTATGGGTACCCTTGAGGAATTAAGGAGCGTTAAACAACCGCTGCTGCTGGCGTCCACCACGCATGCGGCCCGCCGCGATGGCAACGTCATCATTCACGTTGCTCAGGGAACCACGCATATTGGACCTGCCAAACACTATCCCAAGGATTACAGCTATCTGGCCGATGTTTTGCAAAACGTACTGCCGGACGTTGCCTGGCACGACAATATCCATCCGGCGTTATGGAGCAAGCTGGCGGTTAACTGCGTGATTAACCCATTGACCGCGCTAAAGGATTGCAGAAACGGCGAACTGCGTGATTACCCGCAAGAGATCAAACGCATCTGCCAGGAAGTCGCCTCAGTGATGGAGCGCGAAGGCATTCATACGTCTGCGGAAAACCTGTTATTGTATGTAGAGCAGGTGATTGAAAGTACGGCAGAAAATATCTCATCCATGCTGCAGGACATCCGCGCGCAGCGGCATACGGAAATCGACTACATTACCGGTTTTCTGCTTAATCGCGCCCGGGCCCACGGTCTGTCAGTACCGGAAAATGCCCGTTTATTTGAACAGGTAAAGCGAAAGGAGAATGTTTATGAGCGCGTCGGCACTGATTTGCCTCGCCCCTGGTAG
- a CDS encoding cytochrome o ubiquinol oxidase subunit IV → MSHSTDHSGASHGSVKSYMTGFILSIILTAIPFAMVMSGSASHAAMLGTILVTAVVQIVVHLVYFLHMNSKSDEGWNLTAFIFTVIIIAIVVVGSIWIMWNLNYNMMMH, encoded by the coding sequence ATGAGTCATTCTACCGATCATAGCGGCGCTTCTCACGGCAGCGTGAAGAGCTACATGACAGGGTTTATCCTGTCGATCATTCTGACGGCTATCCCGTTTGCAATGGTTATGAGTGGCTCTGCTTCGCATGCAGCGATGCTGGGAACCATCCTGGTGACCGCTGTTGTGCAGATTGTGGTGCACCTGGTGTACTTCCTGCACATGAACAGCAAATCTGACGAAGGTTGGAACCTGACCGCGTTTATCTTCACCGTAATCATCATTGCTATCGTAGTTGTCGGCTCCATCTGGATTATGTGGAACCTGAACTACAACATGATGATGCACTAA